The following nucleotide sequence is from Streptomyces brevispora.
CCGAGCGCCACGCCGTCCATCAGGCTGTGGCCGACCATCGCCGCCGCCGCCGTCAGCCCGACCTGGGGCACCCGTTCCTCGCCCGCGCCGTGTGCGGCCTGGCGTACCGCGAGCAGCCGCTCCACCAGATGGGCGAAGAGGAAGCCGCCCACGAACAGCAGCAGGGCGGCCGGTACGCCGAAGATGTGGCCGCCCGCGGCCTCGATCGCCTCCGGCAGCAGGTCCAGGCCGACCACGCCGAGCATCAGTCCGCCGGCGAAGCCGAGTACCAGGTGGCGGCGGTCGGTGACGCGCTGGGCGACCCAGCCGCCGGCCAGGGTCATCAGGAACGCGCCGAGCGCGACGAACACCGCCATGGGCTCTTGCTAGCCGATTGACCCCGGTGCCCGCATCTCAGGGCGCCCCCTGTCTTGTCCCGTTGTCTCTTGTCCCGAAAGGACCGTTCCATGTCCGAAGCAGTCGACGCAGCCGGCGCAGTCGCCGCGCCCACCCGCGGCACCGTGACGTTCGTCGGTGCCGGCCCCGGCGCCGCCGATCTGCTGACCTTCCGGGCGGCACGGGCCATCGCGGACGCCGACATCGTGATCTGGGCGGCGAGCCTGGTGCAGGCGGAGGTCCTCGAGCACGCCCGGGAGGGCGCCGAGATCCTCGACTCGGCCCAGATGTCCCTCGAAGCGGTGGTCGAGGTGTACCGGCGGGCGGCGGACGAGGGGCTGAAGGTGGCCCGTATCCACTCCGGCGATCCGGCGCTCTGGGGCGGCACTCAGGAGCAGGTCGACCGGTGCGGTGAGCTGGGGGTGGCGGTCGAGATCGTGCCCGGCGTCTCGTCGTTCTCGGCGGTCGCGGCGATCGCGCGGCGCGAGCTGACCATCCCGGAGGTGGCGCAGTCGGTGATCCTGACCCGGCTCGGCGGCGGCAAGACGCCGATGCCGCCGGGCGAGGAGGTGCGGGAGTTCGCGCGGCACGGCACGACGATGGCGCTCTTCCTGTCGGCTGCCCGGTCCGGGCAGCTGACCCAGGAACTGCTGGAGGGCGGCTATCCCACGACCACGCCCGTCGTGGTCGCGTACCAGGCGACCTGGCCGGAGGAGCTGATCCTGCACTGCACGATCGAGACGCTGGAGGAGACGGTCAAGGAGCACAAGCTCTGGAAGCACACGCTGTTCCTGGTCGGCCCCGCCCTGTCGGCGTCGGGCACCCGTTCGCACCTCTACCACCCGGGTCATTTCCACGGTTACCGCAAGGCCGACAAGGCGGCTCGGGCCGAGCTGCGGGCCCAGCGGTCCGGCTCGTGATCCGGGTATTCGGTACGGGAACGGGGGCGCCGCTCGGCCCCGACGCCGTGGCGGCTCTGGCGCGGGCCACGCTGGTGGTCGGCGCGCGGCGCCATCTGGACGGCGCGGCGCTCCCGGAGCGGGCCGGCCGGGTGGTCCTCGGGCCGCTGGCTCCGGCCCTCGACCGGATCGAAGGGCAACTGGCCGAGGACGGGGCCCGGGTGGTGGTGCTGGCCTCCGGTGATCCGGGGTTCTTCGGGATCGTACGGGCGCTGGCGGAGCGGTTCGGGCCGGCGGCGCTCGATGTGCGGCCGGGCGCTCCTTCGGTCGCGGTGGCGTTCGCCCGGCTGGGGCTGCCGTGGGACGACGCGGTGGTGGTCAGCGCGCACGGGCGGGATCCGCGGACCGCGGTGAACGTGTGCCTGGCGCACCCCAAGGTCGCGGTGCTGACCGGCCCGGGTGCGGGTCCCGCCGAGCTGGCGGCCGGGCTGGTGTACCGGAGCGAGGAGCGCGTCCTGGTCGTCGCGACGGCGCTCGGGGACCCGGAGCACGAGCGCGTCGAGCGGCTGACGCCCCGGGAGGCGGCGGTCCGCTCATGGCCCGATCCGGTGAGTGTGGTGCTGTGCCTGGACGAGTCGCGGGCCCTGTCGCCGGTGCGGACGGTGGCGGGTCCGGCCGCCGGTCCGGCGGGGTGGGCGCTGGACGAGGCGGAGTTCGAGCACCGTGACTCGATGATCACCAAGTTCGAGGTGCGGGCGCTGGCGCTGGCCCGGCTCGGGCCGCGCACGGGTGACCTGGTCTGGGACATCGGTGCCGGGTCGGGATCGGTGGCGGTGGAGTGCGCCCGGCTCGGGGCAGCCGCCGTCGCCGTCGAGAAGACGTCGGACGGGGTCGGGCGGATCCGGGCGAACGCGGCCGCGCACGGGGTGTACGTGCGGGCGGTGCACGGTGCCGCACCGGTCGTGCTGTCCGATCTGCCCGACCCGGACGCGGTGTTCGTCGGGGGCGGCGGGCGTGAACTGCCCGCGATCGTGACCGCGTGCGCCCGGCGGGCGCGGCGCGCCGTGGTGGTCGCGGTGGCGGCCCTGGACCGGGTGCCGCAGGTGCGGTCGGCGCTGGCCGCCGCCGGGTTCGAGCCCGAGGGGGTGCTGCTCCAGTCCTCCCGGCTGGCGCCGCTGCCCGGTGACGTGACCCGGCTCGCCGCCGCCAATCCGGTGTTTCTGCTGTGGGGCGTCCGCCCCGCGGTTCGTGCAAGTGAAGGAGCAGTCCAGTGATCGGCCTCATCTCCGCGACGGCGGCCGGCGCCGTCGCCCGCGACCGGCTGGCCGCGGCCTGGCCCGGCCGCGCCGTGGTCTACGACGGCCCGGTGCGCGAGGCCGTGCGGCGGGCGTTCGCCGAGTGTGAGCAGTTGGTGTGCTTCCTCGCCACGGGGGCCGTGGTGCGGTTGGTCGCGCCGCTGCTGGTGGACAAGGCCGCGGATCCGGGGATCGTCTGTGTGGACGAGGCGGGGCGCCATGCGGTGGCGCTGCTCGGCGGGCACGGCGGCGGGGCGAACGCCCTGGCGGTGGAGGTCGGTGAGGTGCTGGGCGCCGCGCCGGTCGTGACGACGGCGACGGACGCGGTGGGGATCGCCGGTCTGGACATGCTCGGCCTCCCCGTGGAGGGGGATGTCGCGGGGGTGTCGCGGGCGATGCTCGACGGTGCGCCGGTGGCGTTGCGGGCGGACGCGGCAGGGCCGTTGCCGGCCCTGCCGCCGAACGTGAGCCCGGACGGTGCGGGCCCGGCGGTGCTGTACATCACCGACCGGATCATCGAACTCGCTTCGCAGGAAGCCGTGTTGCGGCCCGCCTCGCTCGCCGTCGGGGTCGGTGCGTCCAAGGACGCGCCCGAGGACGAGGTGCTCGGGCTGATCCGGGACGCCCTGGCCGGGGCGGGGCTCTCGCCCTTGAGCGTCGCGGAGTTGGTGACCGTGGACGCGAAGGCCGGGGAGCCGGGGATCGTGGCCGCCGCCGCACGGCTCGGGGTGCCGCTGCGGACGTACCCGGCCGCGGAACTGGCCCGGATCGAAGTGCCGCATCCGTCCGACGCGCCGCTCGCCGCCGTCGGAACGCCGTCGGTGGCGGAGGCCGCCGCGCTCGCGGCGGGCGGTGAACTCCTCGTACCGAAGCGGAAGTCACAGCCCGAGGGGCGCGCGGCGATGGCGACCTGCGCGGTGGTCCGCCGGGCTCCGCGCGGTCGGCTGGCCGTCGTCGGGCTCGGCCCCGGTGCCCGTGATCTGCTGACGCCGCGCGCCCGCGACGAGCTGCGGCGGGCCTCGGTGCTGGTCGGGCTGGACCAGTACGTCGACCAGATCAGGGACCTGCTGCGGCCCGGCACCACGGTGTTGGAGTCGGGGCTGGGCGCCGAGGAGGAGCGGGCCCGTACCGCGGTCGCGGAGGCGCGCAAGGGGCATGCCGTGGCGCTGATCGGCAGTGGCGACGCGGGCGTGTACGCGATGGCGTCGCCCGCGCTCGCCGAAGCCGGGGCCGATATCGATGTGGTGGGTGTGCCGGGGGTGACGGCCGCGTTGGCGGCCGCCGCGATCCTGGGTGCCCCGCTGGGCCACGACCACGTCTCGATCAGCCTCTCCGATCTGCACACGCCGTGGGAGGTCATCGAACGCCGGGTACGGGCCGCGGCCGAGGCCGACATCATCGTGACGTTCTACAACCCGCGCAGCCGGGGCCGCGACTGGCAGCTCCCGAAGGCGCTGTCGATCCTGGCCGGGCACCGGGAGCCGGCCACACCGGTCGGAGTCGTACGCAATGCCTCACGCCCCGACGAGAGCAGCCGGGTGACCTCGCTGGCGGAACTGGACCCGGAGACGGTCGACATGATGACCGTCGTGACCGTCGGCAACACGGCCACCCGGGAGATCGCGGGCCGCATGGTCACCCCGCGCGGCTACCGCTGGCAGTCGGCCCCGGACTCCCCGGCCGGGGAGTCCGCCCGATGAGCCGCACCGCCGATCCGCACCCCACCCCCCATGAACACCGAGGAGAACCTGTGAACACCCCGTCCGCCCAGCCCGCACTGCTGATCGCCGGCCACGGCACCCGGGACGAGGGCGGGGCCGCCGCCTTCCGCGACTTCGTGGCCGAGCTCGGCGCCCGCAACCCGCAACTGCCCGTCGCGGGCGGCTTCATCGAGCTGTCGCCGCCGCCGCTCGGCGACGCGGTGACCGAGCTCGTCGAGCGTGGTGTGAAGCGCTTCGCCGCCGTCCCGCTGATGCTGGTGTCGGCGGGGCACGCCAAGGGCGACATCCCGGCGGCGCTGACCCGCGAGAAGGAGCGCCACCCCGGCATCTCGTACACCTACGGGCGTCCGCTGGGCCCGCACCCGGCGCTGCTGAAGGTGCTGGAGCGGCGGGTCGACGAGGTACTGGGCGACACCGACCGCTCCGAGGTGACGGTGCTGCTGGTCGGGCGCGGCTCCACCGACCCGGACGCCAACGCCGAGGTGTACAAGGCGTCGAGGCTGTTCTGGGAGGGCCGGGGGTACGCCGGGGTGGAGACGGCGTTCGTCTCGCTGGCCGCACCCGATGTGCCGTCGGGTCTGGACCGTTGCGTGAAGCTGGGTGCGGGGCGCATAGTCGTTCTGCCGTACTTCCTCTTCACCGGCATCCTGCCGGACCGGGTGCGTCAGCAGACCGGGAAGTGGGCCGCCGCCCATCCGGAGCTGGATGTCCGGTCGGCCGAGGTGATCGGCGCCGCGGAGGAACTGCTCGATCTCGTCATGGAGCGCTACCGGGAGGCCGTCAAGGGCGATCTGCGGATGAACTGCGACTCTTGCGTGTACCGGATCGCACTGCCGGGCTTCGAGGACAAGGTGGGACTGCCGCAGCAGCCGCACTTCCACCCTGACGACGACGGCCATCACCACCACCCCCACCATGGCGGTCATGCACACTCCCACTGAGAGCCCCGACGCAACCGGCGCGGGCGCGCACGATCTGCGGCATCACGGTGACGCAGAGGTACGGGGACGGGGCCGGGATCTGACCGATCTCGCCGTCAACGTACGGGCCGGTACCCCACCGGCCTGGCTGAAGGAGCGGATAGCCGCGTCGCTGGGCGCGCTCGCCGCCTACCCGGACGGGCGTCCGGCGCTCGCGGCAGTCGCCGCACGGCACGGGCTGCCGCCCGAGCGGGTCCTGTTGACCGCGGGTGCGGCGGAGGCGTTCGTGCTGATCGCACGCGCGCTGCCGGCCCGGCGTCCGGTCGTGGTCCATCCGCAGTTCACCGAGCCCGAGGCCGCCCTGCGCGCCGCCGGGCACGAGGTGGGGCGGGTGCTGTTGCGCGCGGAGGACGGCTTCCGGCTGGACCCGGCCGCGGTTCCGGCGGACGCGGATCTGGTGGTGGTCGGCAATCCGACCAACCCGACGTCCGTGCTGCACCCGGCGGCCGTGCTGGAGCAACTGGCGCGCCCCGGGCGGACGCTGGTGGTCGACGAGGCGTTCATGGACGCGGTGCCCGATGAGCGCGAGGCGCTGTGCGGCCGTACGGATGTCCCCGGGCTGGTCGTCCTGCGCAGCCTCACCAAGACCTGGGGGCTCGCCGGACTGCGGATCGGTTATGTCACGGCCGCGCCGGAGACCGTGCGCAGGCTGGCCCGGGCGCAGCCGCTGTGGCCGGTGTCGGCGCCGGCGCTGACGGCCGCCGAGGCGTGCGTGGAGCCTCGGGCGCTGGCGGAGGCGGCGGACGCGGCGGAACGCATCGCGGTGGACCGCCGCCATCTGGTCGCGGGGCTCCGCGAGTTCACCGAGATACGGGTGGTGGAGCCGGCCGAGGGCCCGTTCGTCCTGATCCGGCTGGAGCGGGCCGCGGAGATCCGGCAGCGGCTGCGGACGCTGGGCTTCGCGGCCCGGCGCGGCGACACGTTTCCGGGGCTCGGCACCGACTGGCTGCGGCTGGCGGTGCGCGACCGTACGACGACCAACAGCTTTCTGCAGGTGCTCGACCAGGCACTCCAGGCACTGACCACGGTCGGCCGGTGACGGTCCCGGCAGGCGGCGACGCCTGAGGGGCGGGGAACGGTGCTCCACTCACGGAACACCGCTCCCCGCCCCCGTTCTTCCTTACGGCCCCCCGGCCTCCCCCTCGGGCACTGATTCGCTCACCCGGACGTCAGCTCTGCGCACGCCGCCGAACCACGACCATCGCGCCGGCGCCGACCGCCAGCAGCAGCGCCGCACCGCCTGCGATGTACGGCGTGGCGGAGCTGGAGC
It contains:
- the cobM gene encoding precorrin-4 C(11)-methyltransferase, coding for MSEAVDAAGAVAAPTRGTVTFVGAGPGAADLLTFRAARAIADADIVIWAASLVQAEVLEHAREGAEILDSAQMSLEAVVEVYRRAADEGLKVARIHSGDPALWGGTQEQVDRCGELGVAVEIVPGVSSFSAVAAIARRELTIPEVAQSVILTRLGGGKTPMPPGEEVREFARHGTTMALFLSAARSGQLTQELLEGGYPTTTPVVVAYQATWPEELILHCTIETLEETVKEHKLWKHTLFLVGPALSASGTRSHLYHPGHFHGYRKADKAARAELRAQRSGS
- the cbiE gene encoding precorrin-6y C5,15-methyltransferase (decarboxylating) subunit CbiE; this translates as MIRVFGTGTGAPLGPDAVAALARATLVVGARRHLDGAALPERAGRVVLGPLAPALDRIEGQLAEDGARVVVLASGDPGFFGIVRALAERFGPAALDVRPGAPSVAVAFARLGLPWDDAVVVSAHGRDPRTAVNVCLAHPKVAVLTGPGAGPAELAAGLVYRSEERVLVVATALGDPEHERVERLTPREAAVRSWPDPVSVVLCLDESRALSPVRTVAGPAAGPAGWALDEAEFEHRDSMITKFEVRALALARLGPRTGDLVWDIGAGSGSVAVECARLGAAAVAVEKTSDGVGRIRANAAAHGVYVRAVHGAAPVVLSDLPDPDAVFVGGGGRELPAIVTACARRARRAVVVAVAALDRVPQVRSALAAAGFEPEGVLLQSSRLAPLPGDVTRLAAANPVFLLWGVRPAVRASEGAVQ
- the cobJ gene encoding precorrin-3B C(17)-methyltransferase, which encodes MIGLISATAAGAVARDRLAAAWPGRAVVYDGPVREAVRRAFAECEQLVCFLATGAVVRLVAPLLVDKAADPGIVCVDEAGRHAVALLGGHGGGANALAVEVGEVLGAAPVVTTATDAVGIAGLDMLGLPVEGDVAGVSRAMLDGAPVALRADAAGPLPALPPNVSPDGAGPAVLYITDRIIELASQEAVLRPASLAVGVGASKDAPEDEVLGLIRDALAGAGLSPLSVAELVTVDAKAGEPGIVAAAARLGVPLRTYPAAELARIEVPHPSDAPLAAVGTPSVAEAAALAAGGELLVPKRKSQPEGRAAMATCAVVRRAPRGRLAVVGLGPGARDLLTPRARDELRRASVLVGLDQYVDQIRDLLRPGTTVLESGLGAEEERARTAVAEARKGHAVALIGSGDAGVYAMASPALAEAGADIDVVGVPGVTAALAAAAILGAPLGHDHVSISLSDLHTPWEVIERRVRAAAEADIIVTFYNPRSRGRDWQLPKALSILAGHREPATPVGVVRNASRPDESSRVTSLAELDPETVDMMTVVTVGNTATREIAGRMVTPRGYRWQSAPDSPAGESAR
- a CDS encoding sirohydrochlorin chelatase, with translation MNTPSAQPALLIAGHGTRDEGGAAAFRDFVAELGARNPQLPVAGGFIELSPPPLGDAVTELVERGVKRFAAVPLMLVSAGHAKGDIPAALTREKERHPGISYTYGRPLGPHPALLKVLERRVDEVLGDTDRSEVTVLLVGRGSTDPDANAEVYKASRLFWEGRGYAGVETAFVSLAAPDVPSGLDRCVKLGAGRIVVLPYFLFTGILPDRVRQQTGKWAAAHPELDVRSAEVIGAAEELLDLVMERYREAVKGDLRMNCDSCVYRIALPGFEDKVGLPQQPHFHPDDDGHHHHPHHGGHAHSH